From one Plasmodium knowlesi strain H genome assembly, chromosome: 11 genomic stretch:
- a CDS encoding calcium-binding protein, putative: MEEQQRGKKKNESSYKFLNADEINNLEYIFNKMKRDENESVTIQNVQKFLRENHNKDISDDLLDFFHMYGSTINLEDFLTALNCDINKFKSKEKIRSLFDLLDTSKRGYISTRSFIQAAKEFENEFSEETLKSIFNIMDLSNSDRMHFDEFKNAIANM; the protein is encoded by the coding sequence ATGGAGGAACAACAgcgagggaagaaaaaaaacgaaagcaGTTACAAATTCCTAAACGcggatgaaataaataacctGGAGTACATtttcaacaaaatgaagagggaCGAAAATGAAAGCGTCACGATTCagaatgtacaaaaatttcTCCGTGAAAATCATAATAAAGACATTTCGGATGACCTGTTagatttttttcacatgtatGGAAGCACCATCAATCTGGAGGACTTCCTCACCGCGCTCAATTGTGATATAAACAAATTCAAGtccaaggagaaaataagaagTTTGTTCGACTTGTTAGACACCTCCAAAAGGGGCTATATATCGACTAGGAGCTTCATACAGGCGGCCAAGGAATTTGAAAATGAATTCAGTGAGGAAACCCTAAAGAGCATTTTTAACATCATGGACTTAAGCAACAGCGACAGAATGCACTTTGACGAATTTAAGAATGCGATAGCGAATATGTGA
- a CDS encoding nucleoside diphosphate kinase, putative: MKDERCIFIILPDVTNNFKDEEVLEKLEEKNFIILKKKKVHLTENEIKEILNEKPEQYSNIGEFYAYVESGLSVISLVEHIEGNTAERLNSLVKSTSILIKDEKYFECLEYQCNLKCKNAPFYFSKNDWYFSRDLNYFFPPRDDNFLERTLIILKPDVIDQNKIGDIVNEILNFGLLIVAMKRGILSAERARSLYEGSAGKPYYDALIEFMTSAKGIVCLIVEGKSCIRLSKILCGPSSSIVPFEDMPNACLKKKYGTCAMRNAVHTPSENNIDREINLFFSEENFSGENGILLIKKDALSGDDLNNLRDYLHDYGFNVLEEKIISVDEDTLRSMFEEPIMVVPSVGPHTQYVIITLSRVNCVTCLHYLIGGKSTKESKLKRPNSIRSIFSLDKNDIIFVKDKKKINNLIRQYFLFEKYNESITVDMVKNFLYRKNVTSCEKEEENIKLREVFLECFTKMCESKPSEQTAIVWLSEWFKQKKGEIMADVMRKEMGRKMGHAHVYPLGGKDKTLIADAREEEKVKQSSNIPIGSSRGNAGGGTKGEGPNQISIFQKACKGNKKIFIIPDIYDGENNTQISRDNDEVMLKLIKHLERLGYINLSFIDLCMKEEKKKSLLGKKIEYTKRKYNMLTVDLVRRILKENLDRNKSYSNYVLTGFYGVIDLAYLTREDIIPTSFCLLVLKEDANVESEKIGSGEGELGKRGRGAHLDSFLSLLHGGEKNLIDHFLNKGKILIYRKGKNFFNNFLQNLETEIVILLGVNLNHLKSEIKFLVECYNYLFVDHVKLFNEEKRKKKQGKICEDELDCSSAPSDLLLSFLIERLNSLKDKDYRKFVLCNFPLNMQQVDAIKGKTNAKVVVFHFNCKVGENSVHSEWKETQRGLLELGNNRNGGRYKKGAHYKVDDSFVLGEVARLSKGVIVHQFDVNNKAEKLSSGVHHLFDLISAVRRKVILISNLTLKNVDFIGLYLQYEYPRVVFCDLNFMSEGEGSKDYTNSLWHMIDGVFDENNTSGKNKERVNEIIRKMNNFVSRLNASYFVFGGFPSDLEIEDFRKLELFFDIKLCILVVPVRGDSGMGIGVYRDEKPKSADLLSPVHILPPLDLFDAASAEASPLADTVLWFSSRGNLLTVEAGSQGGEYQGAINSVGGEADEKAITTGDSSGENILPTDNPTESIQQDDQLEDEEKKEILKKVEDRIRPNLICYQAPDKYDVREFVKRKIGRDSNGGSFHCLFCEDVLKELPFIIEEKSEGYIKKLAEKIKTEKENTIREIYVTYLEGLVKHSSKYLFANIVLCDVPLWTGEGNDTCVDTFGRFTNFKKVIQLVHSVQGDNVFGGDASEFHGANTCAALNDDRVFGASSPGGSNALGSSLEGAEMRDNADEAGNHNNEVDKADDKVDKADKEELNSGGKPKGRSKHADKLSKYNKAARDLRDIISKKHADVEVATIYLNRDMPRNTDSLFCPQIIILFVPQNEKLQLLLSSLLCFHLKNFSSINMAQVVREEMVKEQIRRGVAGSEVEKLEKGGVRGGCHNDGNSDHHSYEKYIVDRAFTSLLDQIKRADKNVLVTGFPIVQNKYSKSDYFEQFRLFKPFTISGIISISFEDTYLHTLVGHAIPDGAHYVAKYEEVIQTIKLEFGCKGKDKNKLYFAKITNKEDLQRVLGEVTEVFSC, from the exons ATGAAAGACGAAAGatgtatttttatcatattgCCGGACGTTACCAACAATTTCAAA GATGAAGAGGTCCTAGAAAAACTAGAAGAGAAGAACTtcatcattttaaaaaagaagaaagtgcATTTGACAGAA aatgaaataaaggaaatattAAACGAGAAGCCTGAGCAGTACAGCAATATAGGCGAGTTTTACGCGTACGTAGAAAGCGGGCTGTCAGTCATTTCTTTGGTAGAGCACATCGAAGGAAACACGGCGGAAAGGTTGAATTCGCTAGTTAAGAGCACATCTATCTTgataaaggatgaaaaatacTTCGAATg CCTAGAATACCAGTGCAATTTAAAGTGCAAGAATGCCCCATTCTACTTCAGCAAAAATGACTGGTACTTTAGCAGAGATCTGAAttacttcttccccccccggGACGACAATTTTCTGGAAAGAACTTTGATAATATTAAAGCCGGACGTGATAGATCAGAACAAGATAGGTGACATAGTTAATGAAATTTTGAATTTTGGTTTGTTGATCGTCGCAATGAAGAGGGGCATCTTATCAGCTGAGCGGGCGCGCAGTCTGTATGAGGGGTCTGCAGGGAAG CCCTACTACGATGCTCTGATAGAATTTATGACCTCTGCGAAGGGAATAG TGTGCCTAATTGTTGAGGGGAAGAGCTGCATAAGGTTGTCGAAGATTTTGTGTGGCCCCTCCTCTTCTATAGTTCCCTTCGAAGACATGCCGAATGCGTgtttgaagaagaagtatGGAACTTGCGCGATGCGAAATGCTGTG CACACCCCCAGTGAGAATAACATAGACAGAGAGATAAACCTATTTTtcagtgaagaaaatttttctggAGAAAATGGCATTCTGCTAATAAAGAAAGACGCATTAAGTGGAGATGACTTAAACAATCTGCGAGATTACTTGCACGATTACGGATTCAACGTgttggaagagaaaataatatcGGTTGACGAGGATACTTTGAGAAGTATGTTTGAAGAACCCATAATGGTAGTCCCTAGTGTAGGGCCACATACGCAGTACGTAATCATCACCCTTTCCAGAGTGAACTGCGTCACGTGCCTGCACTATCTaataggaggaaaaagcaCCAAGGAATCCAAATTGAAAAGGCCAAACAGCATCAGAAGCATATTCAGTCTTGATAAAAATGACATTATATTtgtgaaggataaaaaaaaaattaacaatcTCATAAGACAGTACTTCCTCTTCGAAAAATACAACGAGTCGATTACAGTCGACATGGTAAAGAATTTTTTGTATCGCAAAAATGTGACTTCTtgtgagaaggaagaagaaaatatcaaGTTGAGGGAGGTCTTTCTGGAATGCTTCACCAAAATGTGTGAATCAAAACCGAGTGAACAAACAGCCATAGTGTGGCTCAGCGAGTGGTTTAAgcagaaaaagggagaaataatGGCTGACGTAATGAGAAAGGagatggggagaaaaatgggGCATGCGCATGTTTACCCACTTGGGGGGAAGGATAAAACACTAATAGCTGATGCGCGTGAGGAGGAGAAAGTAAAACAAAGTAGTAATATTCCCATAGGTAGCTCCCGTGGTAATGCAGGTGGAGGAACCAAAGGGGAAGGTCCTAACCAAATTAGCATCTTCCAAAAAGCATGCaagggaaacaaaaaaatttttatcatacCTGACATTTACGACGGTGAAAACAATACCCAGATTAGTAGGGATAATGATGAGGTTATGTTAAAGCTTATAAAGCATTTGGAGAGACTAGGTTACATCAACCTAAGTTTTATCGATCTGTgcatgaaggaggagaagaagaaatccTTGCTAGGGAAGAAAATAGAGTACACGAAAAGGAAGTACAACATGTTGACGGTAGATTTGGTTAGGCGAATTCTGAAGGAGAATCTAGACAGGAATAAATCGTACAGCAACTACGTGTTGACTGGTTTTTACGGAGTGATCGATTTGGCTTACTTGACGAGAGAGGATATAATCCCCACATCGTTTTGCTTGCTAGTTCTGAAGGAGGACGCAAATGTGGAAAGTGAGAAGATAGGGAGTGGTGAAGGGGAACTGGGCAAGAGAGGGAGAGGTGCACACCTGGATTCGTTCCTCTCACTACTCCATGGAGGCGAGAAAAACCTCATAGACCATTTTCTAAATAAGGGTAAAATACTTATCTATCGGAAGGGCAAGAATTTCTTTAACAactttcttcaaaatttggAAACAGAAATAGTGATCCTTCTGGGAGTGAACTTAAATCACCTAAAgagtgaaataaaatttctcGTGGAATGTTATAACTACCTTTTCGTTGATCATGTTAAATTATTTAACgaggagaagaggaagaagaaacagggaaaaatatgtgaGGATGAATTGGACTGCTCCTCTGCTCCCTCGGATTTGCTACTGTCCTTCCTCATTGAACGATTGAATTCTCTAAAGGATAAAGATTATAGAAAATTTGTCCTGTGTAATTTCCCCCTTAATATGCAACAGGTGGATGCgataaaagggaagactaaTGCAAAGGTGGtggtttttcattttaactgcaAGGTCGGTGAGAATTCTGTTCATTCGGAGTGGAAGGAGACTCAACGGGGGTTGCTTGAACTGGGGAATAACAGAAATGGAGGAAGATACAAAAAAGGCGCTCACTACAAGGTGGATGATTCTTTCGTACTAGGGGAAGTTGCTCGATTGAGTAAAGGGGTGATAGTACACCAATTCGATGTGAACAATAAAGCGGAGAAGTTGTCATCAGGTGTGCACCATCTGTTTGATCTGATAAGTGCAGTAAGGAGGAAGGTCATACTAATTTCTAACTTAACATTGAAGAATGTTGATTTTATTGGCCTATATCTGCAGTATGAATACCCTCGTGTTGTCTTTTGTGATTTGAATTTTATGAGTGAGGGGGAAGGATCCAAGGATTATACGAATTCCCTGTGGCATATGATTGACGGAGTTTTTGACGAAAATAATACGAGTggcaaaaataaggaaagagtaaacgaaataataagaaaaatgaacaatttcGTTTCTAGGTTGAATGCGAGTTATTTTGTATTTGGGGGGTTTCCTAGCGACTTAGAGATAGAGGACTTCCGGAAGTTGGAACTCTTTTTCGACATCAAGCTGTGCATATTGGTGGTACCTGTCAGGGGGGATTCTGGTATGGGAATCGGCGTTTACAGGGATGAGAAGCCCAAATCGGCTGACCTACTTTCTCCGGTTCATATACTTCCCCCTCTTGACCTGTTCGACGCTGCATCCGCAGAAGCATCTCCCCTGGCGGACACGGTACTTTGGTTCTCCAGCAGGGGAAATCTTCTAACAGTAGAGGCGGGTTCACAGGGGGGAGAGTACCAGGGTGCGATCAACAGTGTTGGTGGTGAAGCAGATGAGAAGGCTATCACTACTGGAGACTCTTCAGGGGAAAATATTCTCCCCACGGATAACCCAACGGAGAGTATTCAACAAGATGACCAACtggaggatgaagaaaaaaaagaaattttgaaaaaagtcgAGGACAGAATTAGACCTAACCTGATTTGCTACCAGGCCCCAGACAAATATGATGTGCGGGAGtttgtaaaaaggaaaattggaCGAGACTCCAACGGGGGTTCATTTCACTGTTTGTTCTGTGAAGACGTGTTAAAGGAGTTACCTTTCATCATTGAGGAAAAATCGGAAGGGTATATAAAAAAGCTAGCTGAGAAgataaaaacagaaaaggaaaatacgaTAAGGGAGATTTATGTGACGTATCTGGAGGGGCTTGTAAAGCACTCAAGCAAATATCTATTTGCAAATATTGTGTTGTGTGATGTGCCCTTATGGACGGGTGAGGGGAATGACACTTGTGTCGATACATTTGGTCGGTTCACAAATTTTAAGAAAGTCATTCAGCTCGTTCACAGCGTGCAGGGTGATAACGTGTTCGGAGGTGACGCCAGCGAATTCCATGGAGCAAACACTTGTGCGGCGCTGAATGACGATCGGGTGTTTGGAGCCAGTTCGCCTGGGGGCAGCAATGCTCTAGGGTCTTCCCTCGAGGGGGCGGAGATGAGGGACAATGCAGACGAGGCAGGAAACCATAACAACGAGGTAGATAAGGCTGATGACAAGGTGGACAAGGCCGACAAGGAAGAGCTGAATAGCGGGGGCAAACCGAAGGGCAGGTCAAAGCATGCGGACAAGCTGAGCAAGTATAACAAAGCGGCTAGAGACCTGCGAGACATTATCTCTAAGAAACACGCTGACGTCGAAGTGGCGACCATTTATTTGAACAGGGACATGCCTCGAAATACGGATAGTCTCTTCTGCCCCCAAATCATTATCCTGTTCGTTCCTCAGAACGAAAAGCTTCAGTTGCTTCTATCATCTCTGCtatgttttcatttaaaaaatttttcctcaaTTAATATGGCGCAGGTGGTGCGTGAGGAAATGGTGAAGGAGCAGATAAGACGGGGGGTGGCTGGTTCTGAGGTGGAGAAGCTGGAAAAGGGCGGCGTCAGGGGTGGGTGCCACAATGATGGGAATAGCGACCATCATAGTTACGAGAAGTATATAGTCGATAGAGCTTTTACATCCCTGCTTGATCAAATAAAGCGAGCAGACAAAAACGTATTAGTGACGGGGTTCCCCATTGTTCAGAACAAGTACAGCAAGAGTGATTACTTCGAGCAATTTCGCCTTTTCAAGCCTTTTACAATTAGTGGCATAATTTCCATCTCCTTTGAAGATACTTATTTGCACACTTTGGTTGGCCATGCCATCCCCGATGGGGCGCACTACGTAGCCAAGTACGAAGAAGTGATTCAAACGATAAAACTGGAGTTCGGTTGCAAAGGGAAGGACAAGAATAAATTGTATTTTGCCAAAATAACAAACAAGGAAGATTTACAGCGTGTACTTGGAGAGGTTACTGAAGTTTTTTCATGCTGA
- a CDS encoding cyclin dependent kinase binding protein, putative, with amino-acid sequence MKEPKYFSIYEDFFKDAKTFLNTAVETKNSIFDVSSSGGSSSGGKSDGGLEGRGKERHINFYLNDQSNRAVWHKDSSNEGRTTGKSSNRSVLNGRGLKRSGPNRSRPKRGHHNGEADAYKNNQCFSNMNHGASKILMCYQNTHTMCLSYKPYNENVCHDSANMNYSISIFKKRVPNFDMEEKKYAFDGTEEDNRVVRFLKKWAFWRYREKGRKFLLINEERRQLREGENIGRSSHMEDGTRTGKDVRRGMEKDSNKYSNKSIMTEASRNFSTNKGKGKSAKNAEEEAKKKSVIFNEMRRKKKERKKGISYEHLLTPSRHVYDAFCLFNPRFKQGKHHTVMCLQGYNVSVIPFVKAKKLKEEVNELFNEINPWIHKSLTLSKLRNLKIDLFNLISNIPQIDISTICCAWVFFERLVIKGYVHKSNRKLYAATCLILSLKFYQHDDMQILEKLLFYIQKLDKKENLTPSLIFSVEFLVYRLLDFSLQHTYEHIRPHIYQYLESKELKFEDVYGISEEVYLCSNYPSEV; translated from the exons ATGAAAGAACCAAAGTATTTTAGCATCTACGAGGACTTCTTCAAAGATGCCAAGACCTTTCTGAATACAGCCGTTGAGACGAAGAACAGCATTTTCGACGTGAGTAGCAGTGGGGGGTCCAGCTCAGGGGGGAAGAGCGATGGCGGGTTGGAGGGCCGGGGGAAGGAGAGACACATCAACTTTTACCTGAACGACCAAAGTAATAGGGCGGTTTGGCACAAGGACAGCAGCAATGAGGGTAGAACGACGGGAAAAAGCTCAAATAGGAGTGTGCTAAATGGGAGGGGCCTAAAGAGGAGCGGTCCAAATCGAAGTCGCCCAAAGAGAGGCCATCACAACGGCGAAGCGGACGCGTACAAAAACAACCAGTGCTTCTCCAACATGAACCATGGTGCGTCGAAAATCCTCATGTGCTACCAGAACACGCATACCATGTGTCTGTCCTACAAGCCATACAACGAAAATGTGTGTCATGACTCAGCGAACATGAATTATTcgatttctatttttaagAAGAGGGTACCGAATTTTGAtatggaggaaaagaagtatGCCTTTGATGGAACAGAGGAGGATAACCGAGTTGTGcgttttttgaagaaatggGCATTTTGGCGTTAcagagaaaagggaaggaaattcCTATTGATAAAcgaggaaaggaggcagttGAGGGAGGGCGAAAACATAGGAAGAAGCTCTCACATGGAGGATGGAACGAGGACAGGAAAGGATGTACGCAGGGGGATGGAAAAAGATTCAAACAAATATAGTAACAAGTCCATAATGACGGAAGCCAGTAGAAATTTCAGCACGAACAAAGGTAAAGGCAAAAGTGCGAAGAATGCTGAAgaggaagcaaaaaaaaaaagtgtgatTTTCAAtgaaatgaggagaaaaaaaaaggaaaggaagaagggcaTATCATATGAACATTTGCTAACTCCAAGTAGACATGTGTATGATGcattttgtttgtttaaTCCTCGTTTTAAGCAAGGAAAACATCACACAGTAATGTGTTTGCAAGGGTATAATGTGTCTGTGATTCCTTTTGTGAAGGCAAAAAAACTAAAGGAAGAGGTGAATGAATTGTTTAATGAAATAAATCCATGGATCCACAAATCGCTAACATTATCTAAATTgcgaaatttaaaaattgatcTTTTCAATTTAATTTCTAATATCCCCCAAATAGATATTTCGACCATCTGTTGTGCTTGGGTCTTCTTTGAAAGGCTCGTTATTAAGGGATACGTCCATAAATCCAATAGGAAGCTCTACGCAGCTACGTGTCTCATTTTGTCGCTCAAATTTTACCAGCATGATGACATGCAAATTTTGGAGAAGctgcttttttatattcaaaAGTTAGACAAGAAGGAGAACTTAACGCCCTCGCTCATTTTTTCCGTGGAGTTTTTGGTTTACCGGCTCTTGGACTTTTCGCTGCAGCACACGTACGAGCATATTCGCCCCCACATATATCAGTACCTGGAGTCCAAA GAGCTCAAGTTCGAGGACGTCTATGGTATTTCGGAAGAGGTCTACCTGTGCTCGAATTACCCCAGCGAGGTTTGA